From the bacterium genome, one window contains:
- a CDS encoding 3-deoxy-7-phosphoheptulonate synthase, with product MSEINLVNVNVAGYSLLPTPKQVQAQLPVSEKSRQVVAQGREIIRNILDGKDSRLFVVIGPCSIHDTQAALEYAEKLKKLSEEVQDKFLLVMRVYFEKPRTTVGWKGLINDPFMDDSFHIEEGIKIARKLLVQLTEMGLPTATEALDPIVPQYLSELISWSAIGARTTESQTHREMASGLSMPVGFKNGTDGNIQVAINAMKSALAPHSFLGIDPEGRISVFQTKGNGYSHIVLRGGDSQPNFDAASIARCKQELEKAGLRASIMVDCSHGNSNKDHRRQPGVFAEVLSQVKAGNRSIVGMMVESNLSEGNQSIPKDLSQLKYGVSVTDKCIDWATTEKMIRDGYA from the coding sequence ATGAGCGAAATCAATCTAGTCAACGTCAATGTGGCCGGCTACAGCCTGCTGCCGACGCCCAAGCAAGTTCAAGCCCAGCTCCCGGTTTCGGAAAAATCGCGCCAAGTGGTGGCTCAAGGCCGGGAAATCATCCGAAATATCCTCGACGGCAAGGACTCCCGCCTGTTCGTCGTGATCGGCCCCTGCTCGATCCACGACACCCAGGCCGCCCTGGAATACGCCGAAAAGCTGAAAAAGCTGTCCGAGGAGGTCCAGGATAAATTCCTCCTGGTCATGCGGGTTTACTTCGAAAAACCCCGCACCACCGTCGGCTGGAAAGGCCTGATCAACGACCCCTTCATGGACGACTCCTTTCACATCGAGGAGGGGATCAAGATCGCCCGCAAGCTCCTGGTCCAGCTCACCGAGATGGGCCTGCCCACGGCCACCGAGGCCCTGGACCCCATCGTGCCCCAGTACCTCTCGGAGCTGATCTCTTGGTCAGCCATCGGCGCCCGAACCACCGAGTCTCAAACTCACCGCGAGATGGCCAGCGGCCTCTCCATGCCGGTGGGCTTCAAGAACGGCACCGACGGCAATATCCAAGTCGCGATCAACGCCATGAAATCGGCGCTGGCGCCCCACTCTTTCCTGGGCATCGACCCGGAGGGCCGGATCTCGGTCTTTCAGACCAAGGGCAACGGCTACAGCCACATCGTGTTGCGGGGCGGCGACAGCCAGCCCAATTTCGATGCCGCCAGCATCGCCCGTTGCAAGCAGGAGTTGGAAAAGGCCGGGCTTCGAGCCTCGATCATGGTCGATTGCAGCCATGGCAACTCCAACAAGGATCACCGCCGCCAGCCCGGCGTCTTCGCCGAGGTCCTGTCCCAGGTGAAGGCCGGCAACCGTTCCATCGTCGGGATGATGGTCGAGAGCAATTTGTCCGAGGGCAACCAGAGCATTCCCAAGGATTTAAGCCAGCTCAAGTACGGAGTCTCGGTGACCGACAAGTGCATCGATTGGGCGACCACCGAAAAGATGATCCGGGATGGATACGCCTAA
- a CDS encoding TlyA family RNA methyltransferase — protein MDTPKIRIDQLLVELGLAPSRERAQALVMAGQVYVGDRRIDKSSQSFGAEEPIRVKGPDHPYVGRGGVKLARALEDFDIDPAGRVCLDVGASTGGFTDCLLQRGARRVYAFDSGTHQLHDRLRADPRVISRENFNVRHLSPADLPEPIELAVFDVSFISLKLVLPPVLKACPGPLTVVLLVKPQFEAGRDQVGKGGIVRDEALRLAIVRDMADFAAASGLEVLGSEAAAIAGDKGNQEYFLAARRQK, from the coding sequence ATGGATACGCCTAAAATTCGCATCGACCAATTACTCGTAGAGCTCGGCCTCGCGCCCAGCCGGGAGCGGGCCCAGGCCTTGGTGATGGCCGGCCAGGTCTACGTCGGTGACCGCCGCATCGACAAATCCTCCCAAAGCTTCGGCGCCGAGGAGCCGATCCGGGTCAAGGGCCCCGACCATCCCTATGTGGGCCGCGGCGGGGTCAAGCTGGCCCGGGCCCTGGAAGACTTCGACATCGATCCGGCCGGCCGGGTCTGCCTCGACGTCGGGGCCTCGACCGGCGGCTTCACCGACTGCCTCCTGCAGCGGGGAGCTCGGCGGGTCTATGCCTTCGACAGCGGAACCCACCAGCTCCACGACCGGCTGCGGGCCGATCCGCGGGTGATTTCACGGGAAAACTTCAATGTCCGGCACTTAAGCCCGGCCGACCTGCCGGAACCGATTGAGCTCGCGGTCTTCGACGTTTCCTTCATTTCGCTTAAACTCGTCCTTCCCCCAGTCTTAAAGGCCTGCCCCGGTCCCCTGACCGTAGTCCTCTTGGTGAAGCCCCAATTCGAAGCCGGCCGCGATCAGGTCGGCAAGGGGGGCATCGTCCGGGACGAGGCCCTGCGGCTTGCCATCGTCCGGGATATGGCCGACTTCGCCGCGGCTTCCGGCCTGGAGGTCCTGGGCTCCGAAGCGGCCGCCATTGCCGGCGACAAGGGAAACCAGGAGTACTTTCTAGCCGCCCGGCGGCAAAAATAA
- a CDS encoding tetratricopeptide repeat protein produces the protein MKFRRPLSIFALGLGLLSAAACATGSKPQAHASSGLAVGTTPKHPLFSSGDIEPEGNSALHYIDARLHELRDQEAFSIDSLRKAMNQDPDSSYLHGELARNLAQGNQFEQASLEIDKALALDPNNASLHLLRGKLYSVKQESDKAVAEYETCIRLQVSESECYTMLSREYALRKNPEKAIATVQRLLKVDPDAADAYYYLGTLYASQANRSAQAIQAFREVLERDPDDIKALASLAQLYLDEKKYPEALKILLRIEHLAPHDIPIKLRIGLIYYEMKEFDQAIDRFNKALQLNPQNDRVSYYLGLLEAQRKNYDRALEHFRSVPPSSELYKESLVRLSFVYQELDRNAEAIHYLEGSLKKRKDMPELYEMIGTLYGKEGNYPKAVATVDQGLKRFPDQERLLFSKGVLLDKQGHFEKSIESMRRVLQLNPQNASALNYIGYSYADRGIQLQEALELLTKANQLKPEDGYIMDSLAWAHYKLGNFEKALQLLQKADKLSPEEPTILEHMGDVYLALGDKTKARVCFESAVSAALGEPNPEAREQADLKRIRSKLSSLAGGGPI, from the coding sequence TTGAAATTCCGCCGACCGTTGAGCATTTTCGCCCTGGGCTTGGGGCTGCTTTCCGCAGCGGCCTGCGCGACAGGGTCCAAGCCGCAGGCCCACGCCAGCTCAGGCTTGGCCGTCGGCACCACGCCCAAACATCCCCTCTTCAGCTCCGGCGACATCGAACCCGAGGGCAACAGCGCCCTCCACTACATCGACGCCCGGCTTCACGAGCTGCGGGACCAAGAAGCTTTTTCCATCGACTCTCTCCGCAAAGCGATGAACCAGGATCCGGACTCCAGCTACCTCCATGGCGAGCTGGCCCGCAACTTGGCCCAAGGCAACCAATTCGAGCAGGCCAGCCTGGAGATCGACAAGGCGCTGGCGCTCGACCCCAACAACGCCAGCCTCCACTTGCTGCGCGGCAAGCTCTATTCGGTGAAACAGGAAAGCGATAAGGCGGTCGCCGAATACGAAACCTGCATCCGCCTTCAAGTCTCGGAGAGCGAGTGCTACACCATGCTGTCCCGGGAATACGCCCTGCGCAAGAATCCCGAAAAAGCCATCGCGACGGTCCAACGCCTGCTCAAGGTCGATCCCGACGCCGCCGACGCCTATTATTACCTGGGCACCCTTTACGCCTCCCAAGCCAACCGCTCGGCCCAGGCCATTCAGGCATTCCGCGAGGTCCTGGAGCGGGATCCCGACGACATCAAGGCCCTGGCCTCGCTGGCCCAGCTCTATCTCGACGAAAAGAAATATCCCGAGGCCTTGAAGATCCTGCTGAGGATCGAGCACCTGGCGCCGCACGACATTCCCATCAAGCTTCGCATCGGCCTCATCTATTACGAGATGAAGGAGTTCGACCAGGCCATCGACCGCTTCAACAAGGCGCTCCAGCTCAATCCCCAAAATGACCGGGTTTCCTATTATCTCGGGCTGCTCGAGGCCCAGCGCAAGAATTACGACCGGGCGCTGGAACATTTCCGCAGCGTCCCGCCCAGCTCCGAGCTCTACAAGGAGTCGCTGGTTCGACTGTCCTTCGTCTATCAGGAGCTGGATCGCAATGCCGAGGCCATTCATTACCTCGAAGGCTCGCTGAAGAAGCGGAAGGACATGCCCGAGCTCTATGAGATGATCGGCACCCTTTATGGGAAGGAAGGAAACTACCCCAAGGCCGTGGCCACGGTCGATCAAGGGCTCAAGCGTTTCCCCGACCAGGAGCGGCTGCTCTTCAGCAAGGGCGTCCTGCTCGACAAGCAGGGCCATTTCGAAAAGAGCATCGAATCGATGCGCCGGGTCCTCCAGCTCAACCCCCAAAACGCCTCGGCCCTCAACTACATCGGATATTCCTACGCCGACCGCGGCATCCAGCTGCAAGAGGCCCTCGAGCTCTTGACCAAGGCCAACCAGCTCAAGCCCGAGGACGGCTACATCATGGACTCGCTGGCCTGGGCCCACTACAAGCTGGGAAATTTCGAAAAAGCCCTCCAGCTCCTGCAAAAGGCCGACAAGCTTTCACCCGAGGAGCCGACCATCCTCGAGCACATGGGCGACGTCTACCTGGCCCTGGGCGACAAGACCAAGGCCCGGGTCTGCTTCGAATCGGCGGTCAGCGCCGCTCTCGGCGAGCCGAATCCCGAGGCTCGGGAGCAAGCCGACCTCAAGCGGATCCGGTCGAAATTGAGCTCGCTTGCCGGAGGCGGACCGATTTAA
- a CDS encoding DUF4292 domain-containing protein gives MLRSLMTILFVAAFLAGCAKAPPRTAADRQAVDTAHAERVGLAVRKLAAKQAGLEYLSAYAQARIQRGKQGRHFDAVLEVAAPNRLSLRILDDLGQEVAQVVADGESVYYYENRSGRSQRFVQDDQALRKALHLPLSVDDLVDRLLLRLPDSPILQVERENSAAQPPPHWVIRPDDSLRVDAERPQLRLYEAKPSGKAWSYRVDYSDYSKVEGREFPHRIAWSFRKPSISLTLQLQQVAFRPPASRDVDSSFDTKNR, from the coding sequence ATGCTTCGTTCGTTAATGACCATCTTATTCGTCGCGGCCTTCCTCGCCGGCTGCGCCAAGGCGCCGCCCCGGACCGCCGCCGACCGCCAAGCGGTCGATACCGCGCACGCCGAGCGGGTGGGCCTCGCGGTCCGCAAGCTTGCCGCCAAGCAAGCCGGCCTCGAATACCTCTCGGCCTATGCCCAGGCCCGGATCCAGCGCGGCAAGCAAGGCCGCCACTTCGACGCCGTCCTCGAAGTCGCCGCCCCCAACCGGCTTTCGCTCCGGATCCTGGATGATCTAGGCCAAGAGGTTGCCCAGGTCGTCGCCGACGGCGAAAGCGTCTACTATTACGAAAATCGGAGCGGACGATCCCAGCGCTTCGTCCAGGACGACCAGGCGCTGCGCAAGGCCCTGCACCTTCCGCTAAGCGTCGACGACCTGGTCGACCGCCTCCTGCTGAGGCTGCCGGATTCTCCCATCCTCCAAGTCGAGCGCGAAAACTCGGCGGCCCAGCCGCCGCCCCATTGGGTGATTCGTCCCGACGACAGCCTGCGGGTCGACGCCGAAAGACCGCAGCTCCGTCTCTACGAGGCCAAGCCCTCGGGAAAAGCCTGGAGCTACCGCGTCGACTATTCGGATTACTCGAAGGTCGAGGGCCGCGAATTTCCCCACCGCATCGCTTGGAGCTTTCGCAAGCCCTCGATCAGCCTGACCTTGCAGCTCCAGCAGGTCGCCTTCCGGCCGCCGGCCTCGCGCGACGTCGACTCGAGTTTCGATACCAAAAACCGTTGA
- a CDS encoding peptide-binding protein translates to MRAIFRIQFALIFAGLAGLAGCRVEAPKDPYTLIYHLGAEPDTLNRITATDAYEGRINSFVFDSLIERDNSTLEFIPRLAKSWEVSDDKLTYTFKLHQNVKWHDGKPFTAEDVVYTFETIMNEKVDAPHLRVYYKDIKKVEKLDDYTVRFTYAQPYFKAMEFVGGIPVIPKHIFDDGKDFNTNPAGRAPVGNGPYKFKRWDTGARIVLERNEEYWDRSRFPDIKRLIFKIIPDDVVAFQRLKKGEIDMDSLNAKQWSKQTDTPAFKQLFEKHQYYTPSYFYVGWNLRRPYFQDRSVRKALAMLINRESILKNLEYGLGRLTTGPFWIFGYEYDPSLPQIGFDPAGAKKLLDEAGWIDHDGDGIRDKDGVPFRFNFLVPSGAEFYTNLSTIMKKDFAGAGIEVEIQTMEWATFVQQLNTRNFDAVSLAWSFGFDQDPYQVWHSSQAEKGSNFVGFENGEADRLLEEARRTFDKERRTGLYHRFHRLIYEEQPYAFLYARPALVARSRRFENVRIYPVGVDVLEWKVGKGPP, encoded by the coding sequence ATGCGGGCTATTTTCCGGATCCAATTCGCTTTGATTTTCGCCGGTTTGGCCGGGCTTGCGGGCTGCCGGGTCGAGGCGCCGAAAGACCCCTACACCCTGATCTACCATCTCGGCGCCGAGCCCGACACGCTCAACCGGATCACCGCCACCGATGCCTACGAAGGCCGGATCAACTCCTTCGTCTTCGACAGCTTGATCGAGCGCGACAACAGCACCCTCGAATTCATTCCCCGGCTGGCCAAATCCTGGGAAGTCAGCGACGACAAGCTGACCTACACTTTCAAGCTCCACCAGAACGTGAAGTGGCATGACGGCAAGCCCTTCACCGCCGAGGATGTCGTCTACACCTTCGAAACGATCATGAACGAGAAAGTCGACGCGCCCCACCTCCGGGTCTACTACAAGGACATCAAGAAGGTCGAAAAGCTCGACGACTACACGGTGCGCTTCACTTACGCCCAGCCTTACTTCAAGGCGATGGAGTTCGTCGGCGGCATCCCGGTGATCCCCAAGCACATCTTCGACGACGGCAAGGACTTCAACACCAACCCGGCCGGCCGGGCGCCGGTCGGCAACGGGCCTTATAAGTTCAAGCGCTGGGACACCGGAGCTCGGATCGTCCTCGAGCGCAACGAGGAATACTGGGACCGGTCGCGCTTTCCCGACATCAAGCGCCTCATCTTCAAGATCATTCCCGACGACGTCGTCGCCTTCCAGCGCTTGAAGAAAGGCGAGATCGACATGGACAGCTTGAACGCCAAGCAGTGGTCCAAACAGACCGACACGCCGGCCTTCAAGCAGCTCTTCGAAAAGCATCAGTATTACACGCCGTCCTATTTCTACGTCGGCTGGAACCTGCGGCGGCCCTATTTCCAAGACCGATCGGTCCGCAAAGCCTTGGCCATGCTGATCAATCGCGAGTCGATCTTGAAAAACCTGGAGTACGGCCTGGGCCGGCTGACCACCGGGCCTTTCTGGATCTTCGGCTATGAGTATGACCCCAGCCTGCCCCAGATCGGCTTCGACCCGGCCGGGGCCAAAAAACTCCTCGACGAGGCCGGATGGATCGATCACGATGGCGATGGCATTCGGGACAAGGACGGCGTGCCCTTCCGCTTCAATTTCCTGGTTCCCTCGGGGGCGGAGTTTTACACCAACCTGTCCACCATCATGAAAAAGGACTTCGCCGGCGCCGGCATCGAGGTGGAGATCCAAACGATGGAATGGGCGACTTTCGTGCAGCAGCTGAACACCCGTAACTTCGATGCGGTGTCGCTGGCCTGGAGCTTCGGCTTCGACCAGGACCCTTACCAAGTTTGGCATTCGAGCCAGGCCGAGAAGGGCTCGAACTTCGTCGGCTTCGAGAACGGCGAGGCCGACCGCCTGCTGGAAGAGGCCCGCCGGACCTTCGACAAGGAGCGGCGGACCGGGCTCTATCATCGCTTCCACCGCCTGATCTACGAGGAGCAGCCCTACGCCTTCCTCTACGCCCGGCCCGCGCTGGTGGCCCGGAGCCGGCGCTTCGAAAACGTCCGGATCTATCCGGTCGGGGTCGACGTCCTGGAATGGAAAGTCGGAAAGGGGCCGCCGTGA
- a CDS encoding ABC transporter permease — MTAYVIKRLFAMIPTLLGILVLTFVIVRLAPGNPVTLKLQAAQGLKETAVSQQVTDELLKLYGLKVDLPASYENFIAEVTTRIYGSDPQDKPYPTRKALEWLGQNGIQFKIWLFNVAQLNFGNSFKDHRPVIDKIREALPITLSLNLIEFFVAYLISIPLGVYSAMHREAFGEKALMVLLFVLYSLPSFWVAYLLLMYFASGDHLNWFPLGGLMSEGADEYPFPLKAGNILWHLVLPVLTMVYGSFAYLTRFSRTTMLEVVRQDYVRTAWAKGLPRKKVIWRHAFRNSLIPQITLLGTLLPALLGGSVIIEQIFGIPGMGKLAFEAISSRDYPTIMAITSISAFLTLLSLLISDLAYAFADPRISFQGRQEA, encoded by the coding sequence GTGACCGCTTACGTCATCAAGCGGCTCTTCGCGATGATTCCGACCCTGCTCGGAATTTTGGTGCTGACCTTCGTCATCGTCCGGCTGGCGCCGGGCAACCCGGTGACCCTCAAGCTCCAGGCCGCCCAGGGCCTGAAGGAAACGGCGGTTTCCCAGCAAGTCACCGACGAGCTGCTCAAGCTCTACGGCCTCAAGGTCGACCTGCCGGCTTCTTACGAAAATTTCATCGCCGAGGTGACGACTCGGATCTACGGCTCCGATCCCCAGGACAAGCCCTATCCGACCCGGAAAGCCCTGGAGTGGCTGGGCCAAAACGGGATCCAATTCAAAATCTGGCTCTTCAACGTGGCGCAGCTGAACTTCGGCAACTCCTTCAAGGACCACCGGCCGGTCATCGACAAGATCCGCGAGGCTCTGCCGATCACCCTCTCGCTCAACCTGATCGAGTTCTTCGTCGCCTATTTGATCTCGATCCCGCTCGGGGTTTATTCGGCGATGCACCGCGAAGCCTTCGGCGAGAAGGCCCTGATGGTCCTGCTCTTCGTCCTTTACTCGCTGCCCAGCTTCTGGGTGGCCTACCTGCTGCTGATGTATTTCGCGAGCGGCGATCATTTGAACTGGTTTCCGCTGGGCGGCCTCATGTCGGAGGGGGCCGACGAATATCCTTTCCCGCTCAAGGCCGGGAACATCCTGTGGCACTTGGTCCTGCCGGTGCTGACGATGGTTTACGGCAGCTTCGCCTACCTGACCCGCTTTTCCCGGACCACCATGCTCGAGGTCGTCCGCCAGGACTATGTCCGAACCGCCTGGGCCAAAGGCCTGCCCCGGAAGAAGGTGATCTGGCGCCACGCCTTCCGCAACTCGCTCATCCCCCAGATCACCCTGCTCGGAACCTTGCTCCCGGCCCTGCTCGGCGGCTCGGTCATCATCGAGCAGATCTTCGGCATTCCCGGGATGGGCAAGCTGGCCTTCGAGGCGATCAGCTCCCGCGACTACCCGACGATCATGGCCATCACCTCGATCTCGGCCTTCCTCACCCTGCTGAGCCTCTTGATCAGCGACTTGGCCTACGCCTTCGCCGATCCCCGGATCAGCTTCCAAGGGAGGCAAGAAGCGTGA
- a CDS encoding ABC transporter permease, with protein sequence MTAIQQKPAPIGETPESEAESSPRYWGQVWTQFKRSPLNRLGMVVIAFLVAVAILAPLLANSEPFYVKYQDKVYLPILQKLWVTRKLNLYPELRDVDFAKWKADGAEFRHAPVPYSPDDYNLEEILEPPSRYHWLGTDQQGRDVLSRLIHGSRISLSVGLVAVAIYTFIGIFLGSLAGYFGGRWDLWISRMIEIMICFPTFFLILSLVAVLGQDLLYIMIVLGLTGWTGIARLTRGEFLKLRNQDFVTACLSQGMPTRRILFRHLLPNAMAPVLVSATFGIAAAILIESSLSFLGFGVRPPTPSWGELLSQAKSAIDVAWWLTTFPGLAIFLTITAFNLVGEGLRDAVDPKLKT encoded by the coding sequence GTGACCGCGATCCAGCAAAAACCGGCTCCGATCGGCGAAACCCCGGAGAGCGAAGCCGAATCCTCGCCGCGCTATTGGGGCCAGGTCTGGACTCAATTCAAGCGCAGCCCGCTCAACCGACTGGGTATGGTGGTCATCGCCTTTCTGGTCGCGGTGGCGATCCTCGCACCGCTGCTCGCCAACAGCGAGCCCTTCTACGTCAAATATCAGGACAAGGTCTATCTCCCGATCCTCCAGAAGCTATGGGTCACTCGCAAGCTCAACCTCTATCCGGAATTGCGCGACGTCGATTTCGCGAAATGGAAGGCCGACGGCGCCGAATTCCGCCATGCCCCGGTGCCCTACTCGCCCGATGACTACAACCTGGAGGAGATCCTGGAGCCGCCCAGCCGCTACCATTGGCTGGGCACCGACCAGCAGGGCCGCGACGTCTTGAGCCGGCTGATCCACGGCAGCCGGATCTCGCTCTCGGTCGGCTTGGTGGCGGTGGCGATCTACACTTTCATCGGAATCTTCCTGGGCTCGCTGGCCGGCTACTTCGGCGGCCGCTGGGACCTCTGGATCTCGCGCATGATCGAGATCATGATCTGCTTCCCGACTTTCTTCCTGATCCTCTCCTTAGTCGCGGTGCTGGGCCAGGATCTGCTCTACATCATGATCGTCCTGGGCCTCACCGGCTGGACCGGCATCGCCCGCTTGACTCGCGGCGAGTTCCTCAAATTGCGCAACCAGGATTTCGTCACCGCCTGCCTGAGCCAAGGCATGCCGACTCGCCGGATCCTCTTTCGCCACCTATTGCCCAACGCGATGGCGCCGGTTTTGGTCAGCGCCACCTTCGGCATCGCGGCCGCGATCTTGATCGAGTCCTCCTTGTCTTTCCTCGGCTTCGGCGTGCGGCCGCCGACTCCGAGCTGGGGCGAGCTGCTCAGCCAAGCCAAGAGCGCGATCGACGTCGCCTGGTGGCTGACCACCTTCCCGGGACTCGCGATTTTTCTCACGATCACCGCTTTCAATCTGGTAGGGGAAGGACTGAGGGACGCGGTCGATCCGAAGTTGAAGACGTAA
- a CDS encoding ABC transporter ATP-binding protein yields MPKILEVKNLRITFPVKGQPAPAVDGISFHLDQGKVLGLVGESGCGKTVTALSLLKLIEKPGQIAEGHAFYHGEVPGLSAPRVSPEEIAKSGEEPSEATPVNPILLEQSRREPTAEVQAEKLPEAGGIDLYRLSDEEMRKIRGHKIAMIFQEPMTSLNPVFTVGDQIEEAVRLHQGVGKKEAQEIAIEMLRKVRIPDPEKRIHDYPHQLSGGMRQRVMIAMALSCKPDILIADEPTTALDVTIQAQILQLMKELIDEMHMSVILITHDLGVVAEVCDDVIVMYSGMIVERAPAKRLFRKPKHPYTIGLLQSIPPLFKDSGESLHTIKGMVPDLSRIPPGCRFAPRCPRAVEACRGRIPPFKYVGEGQEVRCLNY; encoded by the coding sequence ATGCCGAAGATTCTCGAAGTCAAAAACCTGCGCATCACCTTTCCGGTCAAGGGCCAGCCGGCGCCGGCGGTCGACGGGATCAGCTTTCACCTCGACCAAGGCAAGGTCTTAGGGCTGGTCGGCGAGTCCGGCTGCGGCAAGACCGTCACCGCCCTTTCGCTGTTGAAGCTCATCGAGAAGCCGGGCCAGATCGCCGAGGGCCATGCCTTCTACCACGGCGAGGTCCCGGGCCTCAGCGCCCCGCGGGTGTCGCCCGAAGAGATCGCCAAGAGCGGCGAGGAGCCCAGCGAGGCCACGCCGGTCAACCCGATCCTGCTCGAGCAAAGCCGCCGCGAACCCACCGCCGAGGTCCAAGCCGAAAAGCTGCCCGAGGCCGGCGGCATCGACCTCTACCGCTTGAGCGACGAGGAAATGCGAAAAATCCGCGGCCATAAGATCGCGATGATCTTCCAGGAGCCGATGACTTCGCTCAACCCGGTCTTCACCGTCGGCGACCAAATCGAGGAGGCGGTGCGGCTGCACCAAGGGGTCGGCAAGAAGGAAGCCCAGGAAATCGCCATCGAGATGCTGCGCAAGGTCCGGATTCCCGATCCCGAGAAGCGGATCCACGACTATCCGCACCAGCTCAGCGGCGGCATGCGCCAACGGGTGATGATCGCCATGGCCCTCTCCTGCAAGCCCGACATCCTGATCGCCGACGAGCCGACCACCGCGCTCGACGTCACGATCCAGGCCCAAATTCTCCAATTGATGAAGGAGCTGATCGACGAGATGCACATGTCGGTGATCCTGATCACCCACGACCTGGGCGTGGTGGCCGAAGTCTGCGACGACGTGATCGTCATGTACTCGGGGATGATCGTGGAGCGGGCGCCGGCCAAGCGGCTTTTCCGCAAGCCCAAGCATCCCTACACCATCGGCCTGCTCCAATCGATTCCGCCGCTCTTCAAGGACAGCGGCGAGTCCCTGCACACGATCAAGGGAATGGTTCCGGACCTCTCGCGGATCCCGCCGGGCTGCCGCTTCGCGCCCCGCTGCCCCCGGGCGGTCGAGGCTTGCCGGGGAAGGATTCCGCCCTTTAAATATGTCGGCGAGGGCCAAGAGGTCCGCTGCCTCAATTATTAA
- a CDS encoding oligopeptide/dipeptide ABC transporter ATP-binding protein has protein sequence MLLEAKNIVKKFPVRGGLFGRTVGHVHAVSDVTIGLKEGETLGLVGESGCGKTTLARLIMRLLHPSSGSIHFDGEDLTRLKERQLRPLRRKFQMIFQDPYSSLNPRMTVGQTLTEPLVVHGLENGGKRKDRVLEMLQKVGLPPEAYAKYPHEFSGGQRQRIGIARALMLYPKLIVADEPVSALDVSIQAQIINLMSSLQREMNLTYLFIAHDLKVVRHLSQRIAVMYLGHVVEELPSSRLSESHHPYTHALLSAVPVPDPRVKREKIILRGDPPSPMAPPSGCVFRTRCAYAQEVCAEKVPPLEELVPGHRVACHFAKEVGPFKVLPPKAAPGEGIPPP, from the coding sequence ATGCTGCTCGAAGCCAAAAACATCGTCAAAAAATTCCCGGTCCGGGGCGGGCTCTTCGGCCGGACCGTCGGCCATGTTCATGCGGTCAGCGACGTCACGATCGGCCTCAAAGAAGGCGAAACCCTGGGGCTGGTCGGCGAATCGGGCTGCGGCAAAACCACTTTGGCTCGGCTGATCATGCGGCTGCTTCATCCCAGCTCGGGCTCGATCCACTTCGACGGCGAGGATCTGACCCGCCTCAAGGAGCGCCAGCTTCGGCCGCTGCGCCGCAAATTCCAGATGATCTTTCAGGACCCTTATTCTTCGCTCAACCCCCGGATGACGGTCGGCCAGACCCTGACCGAGCCCCTGGTGGTCCATGGCCTGGAAAACGGCGGGAAGCGAAAGGACCGGGTGCTGGAGATGCTCCAAAAAGTCGGGCTGCCGCCCGAGGCCTACGCCAAGTATCCCCACGAGTTCTCCGGCGGCCAACGCCAACGCATCGGCATCGCCCGGGCCCTGATGCTCTACCCCAAGCTCATCGTGGCCGACGAGCCGGTCAGCGCTCTCGACGTCAGCATCCAGGCCCAGATCATCAATCTGATGTCCTCGCTGCAGCGCGAGATGAACCTGACCTACCTTTTCATCGCCCACGACCTCAAAGTCGTGCGCCACTTGAGCCAACGCATCGCCGTCATGTACTTGGGTCACGTGGTCGAGGAGCTGCCCAGCTCCCGCCTTTCGGAATCGCATCACCCCTACACCCACGCCCTGCTCTCGGCGGTCCCGGTGCCCGACCCCCGGGTCAAGCGGGAGAAGATCATTCTGCGCGGCGATCCGCCCTCGCCGATGGCTCCGCCCTCGGGCTGCGTCTTTCGGACCCGCTGCGCCTATGCTCAGGAAGTCTGTGCTGAAAAAGTGCCTCCCTTGGAAGAGCTGGTGCCGGGCCATCGGGTGGCTTGCCACTTCGCCAAGGAAGTGGGCCCCTTCAAGGTCCTTCCCCCCAAAGCCGCTCCCGGCGAAGGCATCCCGCCCCCTTGA